Proteins encoded in a region of the Pseudomonas viciae genome:
- a CDS encoding ABC transporter permease, producing the protein MIFDYNVIYEALPLYFSGLLTTLKLLALSLFFGLLAALPLGLMRVSKQPVVNMTAWLYTYVIRGTPMLVQLFLIYYGLAQFEAVRESFLWPWLSSATFCACLAFAINTSAYTAEIIAGSLRATPNGEIEAAKAMGMSRYKLYRRILLPSALRRALPQYSNEVIMMLQTTSLASIVTLIDITGAARTVNAQYYLPFEAYITAGVFYLCLTFILVRLFKLAERRWLGYLAPRKH; encoded by the coding sequence ATGATCTTCGACTACAACGTCATTTATGAAGCCCTGCCGCTGTACTTCAGTGGCCTGCTGACCACCTTGAAGCTGCTGGCGCTGTCGCTGTTTTTCGGTCTGCTGGCGGCGCTGCCTCTGGGGCTGATGCGGGTGTCCAAGCAGCCGGTCGTCAACATGACGGCGTGGCTCTACACCTACGTGATTCGCGGCACGCCGATGCTGGTGCAGCTGTTCTTGATCTACTACGGGTTGGCGCAGTTCGAAGCCGTGCGCGAGAGTTTCCTCTGGCCGTGGCTGTCCAGCGCGACCTTTTGTGCATGCCTGGCCTTTGCCATCAACACCAGTGCCTACACCGCCGAAATCATCGCCGGCAGCCTGCGGGCCACGCCTAACGGTGAGATCGAGGCGGCCAAGGCCATGGGCATGTCGCGCTACAAGCTGTATCGCCGGATCCTGCTGCCGTCGGCCCTGCGCCGGGCGCTGCCGCAATACAGCAACGAAGTGATCATGATGCTGCAGACCACCAGTCTGGCGTCCATCGTGACCCTGATTGACATCACCGGTGCCGCGCGCACGGTGAATGCGCAGTACTACTTGCCGTTCGAGGCTTACATCACGGCCGGCGTTTTCTACCTGTGCCTGACCTTCATCCTGGTGCGCCTGTTCAAACTGGCCGAACGCCGCTGGCTGGGTTACCTGGCCCCGCGCAAGCACTGA
- a CDS encoding ABC transporter permease: MLKGYGAVILDGAWLTLQLALSSMVLAIVLGLIGVALRLSPVRWLAWLGDLYSTVIRGIPDLVLILLIFYGGQDLLNRVAPMLGYDDYIDLNPLAAGIGTLGFIFGAYLSETFRGAFMAIPKGQAEAGMAYGMNGFQVFFRVLVPQMIRLAIPGFTNNWLVLTKATALISVVGLQDMMFKAKQAADATREPFTFFLAVAAMYLVITSVSLLALRHLEKRYSVGVRAADL, from the coding sequence ATGTTGAAAGGCTACGGGGCTGTCATCCTCGATGGCGCATGGTTGACGCTTCAGCTCGCCTTGTCGTCCATGGTCCTGGCCATTGTCCTGGGGCTGATCGGGGTCGCGTTGCGCCTCTCGCCGGTGCGTTGGTTGGCGTGGTTGGGTGACCTGTATTCCACGGTCATTCGCGGCATTCCCGATCTGGTGCTGATCCTGCTGATTTTCTACGGCGGCCAGGACCTGCTCAACCGCGTAGCACCGATGCTCGGTTATGACGATTACATCGACCTGAACCCGCTGGCGGCCGGTATCGGCACCCTGGGTTTCATCTTCGGTGCGTACCTGTCGGAAACCTTTCGCGGTGCGTTCATGGCGATCCCCAAGGGGCAGGCCGAGGCGGGCATGGCGTACGGCATGAACGGGTTCCAGGTGTTTTTCCGGGTGCTGGTGCCGCAGATGATCCGGCTGGCGATTCCGGGCTTCACCAACAACTGGCTGGTGTTGACCAAGGCTACGGCGCTGATTTCGGTGGTGGGCCTGCAAGACATGATGTTCAAGGCCAAGCAGGCAGCGGATGCCACTCGCGAGCCTTTCACCTTCTTCCTGGCAGTGGCGGCGATGTACCTGGTGATCACCAGTGTCTCGTTGCTGGCATTGCGTCACCTTGAGAAGCGCTACTCGGTAGGCGTAAGGGCGGCTGATCTATGA
- a CDS encoding ABC transporter substrate-binding protein produces MKKLVLLGALALSVLSLPTFADEKPLKIGIEAAYPPFASKAPDGSIVGFDYDIGNALCEEMKVKCVWVEQEFDGLIPALKVRKIDAILSSMSITEDRKKSVDFTNKYYNTPARLVMKAGTQVSDGLAELKGKNIGVQRGSIHERFAREVLAPLGAEIKPYGSQNEIYLDVAAGRLDGTVADATLLDDGFLKTDAGKGFAFVGPAFTDEKYFGDGIGIAVRKGDALKDKISSAIAAIRENGKYKQIQDKYFAFDIYGK; encoded by the coding sequence ATGAAGAAACTTGTGCTGCTTGGCGCCCTGGCACTGTCCGTGCTGTCCCTGCCGACATTCGCCGATGAGAAGCCTCTGAAGATCGGTATCGAAGCGGCGTACCCTCCGTTTGCCTCGAAAGCCCCGGATGGCAGCATCGTCGGTTTCGACTACGACATCGGCAATGCGCTGTGTGAAGAGATGAAGGTCAAGTGTGTGTGGGTCGAGCAGGAATTCGACGGCCTGATCCCGGCGCTCAAGGTCCGCAAGATCGACGCGATTCTGTCGTCCATGTCGATCACTGAAGATCGCAAGAAATCCGTTGATTTCACCAACAAGTACTACAACACCCCGGCGCGTCTGGTGATGAAGGCCGGTACCCAGGTCAGCGACGGCCTGGCCGAGCTCAAGGGCAAGAACATCGGCGTGCAGCGCGGTTCGATCCACGAGCGTTTCGCCCGTGAAGTCCTGGCCCCGCTGGGTGCCGAGATCAAACCGTACGGTTCGCAGAACGAGATCTACCTGGATGTAGCCGCCGGCCGTCTCGACGGTACCGTGGCAGACGCTACGCTGTTGGATGACGGTTTCCTGAAAACCGACGCCGGCAAAGGCTTTGCGTTCGTCGGCCCGGCCTTCACCGATGAGAAATACTTCGGCGACGGTATTGGTATCGCGGTTCGCAAGGGTGATGCGCTGAAAGACAAGATCAGCAGCGCGATTGCCGCTATTCGCGAGAACGGCAAATACAAGCAAATCCAGGACAAGTACTTCGCCTTCGACATCTACGGCAAGTAA
- the acs gene encoding acetate--CoA ligase yields the protein MSAASLYPVRPEVAANTLTDEATYKAMYQQSVVNPDGFWREQAKRLDWIKPFTTVKQTSFDDHHVDIKWFADGTLNVSYNCLDRHLAERGDQIAIIWEGDDPAESRNITYRELHEEVCKFANALRGQDVHRGDVVTIYMPMIPEAVVAMLACARIGAIHSVVFGGFSPEALAGRIIDCKSKVVITADEGVRAGKKIPLKANVDDALTNPETSSIQKVIVCKRTGGGIKWNQHRDIWYEDLMKVAGTVCAPKEMGAEEALFILYTSGSTGKPKGVQHTTAGYLLYAALTHERVFDYKPGEVYWCTADVGWVTGHSYIVYGPLANGATTLLFEGVPNYPDITRVAKVIDKHKVNILYTAPTAIRAMMASGTAAVEGADGSSLRLLGSVGEPINPEAWGWYYKNVGKERCPIVDTWWQTETGGVLISPLPGATALKPGSATRPFFGVVPALVDNLGNLVEGAAEGNLVILDSWPGQARTLYGDHDRFVDTYFKTFSGMYFTGDGARRDEDGYYWITGRVDDVLNVSGHRMGTAEIESAMVAHPKVAEAAVVGVPHDIKGQGIYVYVTLNAGEETSEALRLELKNWVRKEIGPIASPDVIQWAPGLPKTRSGKIMRRILRKIATAEYDGLGDISTLADPGVVAHLIETHKTMNVA from the coding sequence ATGAGTGCGGCTTCTCTGTATCCCGTTCGTCCCGAGGTTGCGGCTAACACGTTGACTGACGAGGCGACCTATAAGGCCATGTATCAGCAGTCGGTGGTCAACCCGGATGGCTTCTGGCGCGAGCAGGCCAAGCGTCTCGACTGGATCAAGCCTTTCACCACGGTGAAGCAGACATCCTTCGATGATCACCATGTCGATATCAAGTGGTTTGCCGATGGCACCTTGAACGTTTCCTACAATTGCCTCGACCGTCACCTGGCCGAGCGCGGTGATCAGATTGCGATCATCTGGGAGGGCGATGACCCTGCCGAGAGCCGCAATATCACCTACCGCGAGCTGCATGAAGAAGTCTGCAAGTTCGCCAATGCCCTGCGCGGCCAGGACGTGCATCGCGGCGACGTGGTGACGATCTACATGCCGATGATCCCCGAGGCCGTGGTCGCCATGCTGGCCTGTGCCCGGATCGGCGCGATTCACTCGGTGGTGTTCGGCGGTTTCTCGCCTGAAGCACTGGCCGGTCGGATCATCGATTGCAAATCCAAAGTGGTGATCACCGCCGACGAAGGCGTTCGCGCCGGCAAGAAGATCCCGCTCAAGGCCAACGTCGATGACGCGTTGACCAACCCGGAAACCAGCAGCATCCAGAAGGTCATCGTGTGCAAGCGCACCGGTGGCGGCATCAAGTGGAACCAGCACCGTGACATCTGGTACGAAGACCTGATGAAAGTGGCCGGCACCGTTTGCGCGCCGAAGGAAATGGGTGCCGAGGAAGCGCTGTTCATCCTCTACACCTCCGGTTCCACCGGCAAGCCCAAGGGCGTGCAGCACACCACGGCCGGCTACTTGCTGTACGCGGCGCTGACCCATGAGCGGGTGTTCGACTACAAGCCTGGCGAAGTCTACTGGTGCACCGCTGACGTGGGTTGGGTCACCGGCCATAGCTATATCGTCTACGGCCCGCTGGCCAATGGCGCGACCACGCTGCTGTTCGAAGGCGTGCCGAACTATCCGGACATTACCCGGGTGGCCAAGGTCATCGACAAGCACAAGGTCAACATCCTCTACACCGCGCCGACCGCCATCCGCGCGATGATGGCTTCGGGTACCGCCGCCGTCGAAGGCGCTGATGGCAGCAGCCTGCGCCTGTTGGGTTCGGTGGGCGAGCCGATCAACCCGGAAGCCTGGGGCTGGTACTACAAGAATGTTGGCAAGGAGCGTTGCCCGATCGTCGACACCTGGTGGCAGACCGAAACCGGTGGCGTGCTGATCAGCCCGTTGCCAGGTGCTACGGCGTTGAAACCGGGTTCGGCCACGCGTCCGTTCTTTGGTGTGGTGCCGGCGCTGGTGGACAACCTCGGTAACCTGGTGGAAGGCGCTGCCGAAGGCAACCTGGTGATCCTCGATTCGTGGCCAGGCCAGGCGCGGACGCTGTACGGCGACCACGATCGGTTTGTCGACACCTATTTCAAGACTTTCAGCGGCATGTATTTCACCGGTGACGGTGCGCGTCGTGACGAAGACGGTTACTACTGGATCACTGGTCGAGTGGATGACGTGCTCAACGTGTCCGGCCACCGCATGGGCACGGCCGAGATCGAAAGCGCCATGGTCGCCCACCCGAAAGTCGCCGAAGCGGCGGTGGTCGGTGTGCCGCACGACATCAAGGGGCAGGGCATCTATGTCTACGTCACCTTGAATGCTGGCGAGGAAACCAGCGAAGCCCTGCGCCTGGAGCTGAAGAACTGGGTGCGCAAGGAGATCGGTCCGATTGCCTCGCCGGATGTTATCCAGTGGGCCCCGGGCCTGCCGAAAACCCGTTCCGGCAAGATCATGCGCCGCATCCTGCGCAAGATCGCCACGGCGGAATACGATGGGTTGGGTGATATCTCCACCCTGGCCGACCCGGGTGTGGTGGCGCATCTGATCGAGACGCACAAGACCATGAACGTCGCCTGA
- a CDS encoding DUF2790 domain-containing protein produces MKALWVPVLVGLCASAMADEAPADVAQQKPAIEEYTYSTHLDIAKVISMSEIPNVCEVVPAKMEYDDSKGQRHILRYSVMGNGCSNG; encoded by the coding sequence ATGAAAGCTTTATGGGTTCCAGTCCTCGTCGGCCTTTGCGCCAGCGCGATGGCAGACGAAGCCCCGGCCGATGTCGCCCAGCAAAAACCCGCCATTGAGGAGTACACCTACTCCACCCACCTGGACATCGCCAAAGTCATCTCCATGAGCGAGATCCCCAATGTCTGCGAAGTGGTCCCGGCGAAGATGGAATACGACGACTCCAAGGGCCAACGCCACATCCTGCGCTACAGCGTCATGGGCAACGGCTGCTCCAACGGCTGA
- a CDS encoding ribonucleotide-diphosphate reductase subunit beta has product MLSWDEFDKEDGEVAVKGANAGHASEANMDRLDSAGGAAALEARAVTASDSAAIIRAKAALDKLDVAEGLAELEGASARVAVDEKRMINCRADLNQLVPFKYDWAWQKYLDGCANHWMPQEVNMTADIALWKDPEGLTDDERRIVMRNLGFFSTADSLVANNLVLAVYRLITNPECRQYILRQAFEEAIHTHAYQYCIESLAMDEGEIFNMYHEIPSVAKKAAWGLKYTRSISDPKFETGTPETDKELLRNLIAYYCVLEGIFFYCGFTQILSMGRRNKMTGVAEQFQYILRDESMHLNFGIDVINQIKIENPHLWDAEMKEEATQMILQGTQLEIEYARDTMPRGVLGMNAAMMEDYLKFIANRRLSQIGLKEEYPGTTNPFPWMSEIMDLKKEKNFFETRVIEYQTGGALSWD; this is encoded by the coding sequence ATGCTGAGCTGGGACGAATTCGACAAAGAAGACGGCGAAGTCGCTGTAAAAGGCGCCAACGCCGGCCACGCTTCTGAAGCCAACATGGACCGCCTCGACAGCGCCGGCGGTGCCGCCGCCCTCGAAGCCCGGGCCGTGACGGCCAGCGACTCGGCCGCGATCATTCGCGCCAAGGCCGCCCTCGACAAACTCGACGTCGCCGAAGGCCTCGCCGAACTCGAAGGCGCCTCCGCCCGTGTCGCCGTCGATGAAAAGCGCATGATCAACTGCCGCGCCGACCTCAACCAGCTCGTGCCGTTCAAATACGACTGGGCCTGGCAGAAGTACCTGGACGGCTGCGCAAACCACTGGATGCCGCAAGAAGTCAACATGACCGCCGACATCGCCCTCTGGAAAGACCCGGAAGGCCTGACCGACGACGAGCGCCGCATCGTGATGCGCAACCTGGGCTTCTTCTCCACCGCCGACTCCCTGGTTGCCAACAACCTGGTCCTGGCCGTGTACCGCCTGATCACCAACCCGGAATGCCGCCAGTACATCCTGCGCCAGGCCTTCGAAGAGGCGATCCACACCCACGCCTACCAGTACTGCATCGAATCGCTGGCCATGGATGAAGGCGAGATCTTCAACATGTACCACGAGATCCCATCGGTCGCGAAAAAAGCCGCCTGGGGCCTGAAATACACCCGTTCGATCTCCGATCCGAAGTTCGAAACCGGCACCCCGGAAACCGATAAAGAGTTGCTGCGCAACCTGATCGCCTACTACTGCGTTCTGGAAGGCATCTTCTTCTACTGCGGCTTCACCCAGATCCTCTCCATGGGCCGCCGCAACAAAATGACCGGCGTCGCCGAGCAGTTCCAATACATCCTGCGCGACGAATCCATGCACCTGAACTTCGGCATCGACGTGATCAACCAGATCAAAATCGAAAACCCGCACTTGTGGGATGCCGAGATGAAGGAAGAAGCGACCCAGATGATCCTGCAAGGGACTCAGCTGGAAATCGAATATGCACGCGACACCATGCCTCGCGGCGTGCTGGGCATGAACGCGGCGATGATGGAAGACTATCTGAAGTTCATCGCTAACCGTCGCCTGTCGCAGATTGGTCTGAAGGAAGAGTACCCAGGGACGACTAACCCGTTCCCTTGGATGAGCGAGATCATGGACTTGAAGAAAGAGAAGAACTTCTTTGAGACTCGGGTGATTGAGTATCAGACGGGTGGGGCGCTTAGCTGGGATTGA
- a CDS encoding sulfite exporter TauE/SafE family protein, translated as MSYVLLACFGCLSGVTAVLFGFGGGFVVVPLMYRMLTAHHAGDVIGESAMHIAVATSTCVMIVNALVATGKHHRAGQLIRHYLWPFGGFIALGAILGAAAATWLSGEIIRYAFIAYLGLTILDCLLRRGFLTHSRDAVPRPLATMESALGGTTIGIIATVLGVGGSVMTVPLLRRCGLSMSQATSMANPLSLPVALAGTVTYMALAGFTDIDFGPWFIGYVDLLAFVALTLGALLGIRLATPWIGRIPDRLHARVYVGLLMLVMVGMWQG; from the coding sequence ATGTCCTATGTATTGCTCGCATGCTTCGGCTGCCTGAGTGGCGTGACAGCCGTGCTGTTCGGGTTCGGCGGCGGTTTTGTCGTGGTGCCCTTGATGTATCGCATGCTGACGGCTCATCACGCCGGTGATGTCATCGGTGAGTCGGCGATGCACATCGCCGTCGCCACCTCCACCTGCGTCATGATCGTCAACGCCCTGGTCGCCACAGGAAAACATCACCGAGCCGGTCAGTTGATTCGTCATTATTTGTGGCCGTTCGGCGGCTTCATTGCCCTGGGGGCGATCCTCGGCGCAGCGGCCGCCACTTGGCTCAGCGGCGAGATTATTCGCTACGCTTTCATTGCCTACCTGGGCCTGACCATTCTGGATTGCCTGCTGCGGCGAGGTTTTCTGACACACTCCCGCGATGCCGTCCCACGCCCTTTGGCGACGATGGAGAGCGCGTTGGGCGGCACCACCATCGGAATCATCGCCACGGTCCTGGGGGTTGGCGGCAGCGTCATGACCGTGCCGCTGCTGCGCCGTTGTGGCCTGAGCATGTCCCAGGCCACATCCATGGCTAACCCGCTGAGCTTGCCCGTTGCCCTGGCCGGTACTGTTACCTACATGGCCTTGGCCGGTTTCACCGATATAGACTTCGGCCCGTGGTTTATCGGTTATGTCGACCTACTGGCCTTTGTTGCACTCACGCTTGGCGCGCTACTGGGCATTCGCTTGGCAACGCCATGGATCGGGCGGATACCGGATCGCCTGCATGCGCGAGTGTATGTGGGGCTGTTGATGTTGGTGATGGTTGGGATGTGGCAGGGGTAG
- a CDS encoding AraC family transcriptional regulator: MRNTSIDLLDATPRAVVAIGTDYSHGHLLPLHRHRRAQLLYGATGVMQVSTADGNWVVPPQRAVWIPPGVAHEVLMLGVSTRSLYIEPAAVTAMDTRCQVINVSPLMRQLLMEAVELAPDYDEVGRDGALIDLLLHELLRSNHLPLHLPLPQDPRLLGLCQAFLKHPDAHASPGQWATQLHISLRSFNRLFSQQTGVSFSQWRQQACVMSALSRLAVGDSVTRIALDLGYDSPAAFSTMFRRILGHAPSAWLEKTAGH; encoded by the coding sequence ATGCGCAACACTTCGATCGATTTATTGGATGCAACCCCCAGGGCGGTCGTCGCCATTGGCACCGATTACTCCCACGGACATTTGCTGCCGTTGCACCGCCATCGTCGGGCGCAGTTACTCTATGGCGCCACCGGTGTGATGCAGGTGAGCACGGCGGACGGCAATTGGGTGGTGCCGCCGCAACGGGCGGTGTGGATTCCGCCCGGGGTTGCCCACGAAGTGCTGATGCTGGGCGTCAGCACTCGCAGTTTGTACATCGAACCGGCAGCGGTGACGGCCATGGACACCCGCTGCCAGGTGATCAATGTGTCGCCCTTGATGCGCCAGTTGCTGATGGAAGCCGTGGAGCTTGCGCCGGACTACGATGAGGTTGGGCGCGATGGGGCGCTGATCGACTTGCTACTGCACGAACTGCTGCGCAGCAACCATCTGCCGCTGCACCTTCCACTGCCCCAAGACCCACGCCTGCTCGGCCTGTGCCAGGCATTTCTGAAACACCCAGACGCCCACGCCTCGCCCGGGCAATGGGCGACGCAGTTACATATCAGTTTGCGGTCGTTCAACCGCCTGTTCAGCCAGCAAACCGGGGTAAGTTTCAGCCAATGGCGGCAACAGGCGTGTGTGATGTCGGCATTGTCTCGATTGGCCGTAGGCGATTCGGTAACCCGCATTGCCCTTGATCTGGGCTACGACAGCCCCGCCGCATTCTCCACCATGTTCCGCCGGATACTGGGTCACGCGCCGAGTGCCTGGTTGGAAAAGACCGCTGGTCATTGA
- a CDS encoding helix-turn-helix domain-containing protein, with protein sequence MASLAIKTTLQRIAVYQFTPAHSAQARAMLGWSVEELSRQSGVSVQAIRRFEAGGELLDVTRLALAFRLEAEGLVFFPGFAPGRGMNIKGATPDPMERPDYAMIE encoded by the coding sequence ATGGCCTCTCTCGCAATCAAAACCACCCTGCAACGCATCGCTGTCTATCAATTCACCCCAGCCCACAGCGCGCAGGCCCGAGCCATGCTGGGCTGGAGTGTCGAGGAGCTGTCGCGGCAGTCCGGCGTTTCGGTCCAAGCCATCCGGCGCTTCGAAGCCGGGGGTGAGCTGCTCGACGTGACCCGCCTGGCGTTGGCCTTTCGGCTGGAAGCCGAAGGCCTGGTGTTCTTCCCTGGGTTCGCCCCGGGGCGAGGCATGAACATCAAGGGCGCCACGCCGGATCCGATGGAGCGCCCAGACTACGCAATGATCGAATGA
- a CDS encoding MBL fold metallo-hydrolase, giving the protein MTIPSFPTDNPSAQPSSRQEQGKYRNHAFTPRQGFGTTLRIIWNMTFHKPRATRPTGAIEVQPLTRDALLAAPNNSVWRLGHSTVLLKLRDKFWLTDPVFSERASPVQWVGPKRFHQPPISLEELPPIEAVILSHDHYDHLDHQAILKLAAKTRHFLAPLGVGDTLIKWGIDASKVRQLDWWQGTEVEGIEFIATPSQHFSGRGLFDSNGTLWASWVMIDADTRIFFSGDTGYFDGFKRIGEQYGPFDLTLMETGAYNVDWPHVHMQPEQTLQAHIDLKGRWLLPIHNGTFDLAMHAWYEPFDRILALAWERNVSIATPQMGEAFTLTQPQRGRAWWLDVEPSAYQDQPDMA; this is encoded by the coding sequence ATGACCATCCCCTCTTTTCCCACCGACAACCCGTCCGCCCAGCCTTCATCCCGGCAGGAACAGGGCAAGTATCGCAATCACGCTTTCACTCCGCGGCAAGGGTTTGGCACGACCCTGCGCATCATCTGGAACATGACCTTCCACAAGCCGCGCGCTACCCGGCCTACCGGCGCCATCGAGGTTCAACCGCTGACGCGTGACGCCCTGCTGGCCGCGCCGAACAACAGTGTCTGGCGCCTCGGCCATTCCACCGTGCTGCTCAAGCTGCGGGACAAGTTCTGGCTGACCGACCCGGTTTTCTCCGAACGCGCCTCACCCGTGCAATGGGTCGGTCCCAAGCGTTTTCATCAGCCACCCATCAGCCTGGAAGAACTGCCACCGATCGAAGCAGTGATCCTTTCCCATGATCATTACGATCACCTCGACCATCAGGCCATTCTCAAACTGGCTGCCAAGACTCGCCACTTCCTGGCTCCCTTGGGCGTGGGCGACACCCTGATCAAATGGGGCATCGACGCCAGCAAGGTCCGTCAGTTGGACTGGTGGCAAGGCACCGAAGTGGAGGGTATCGAGTTCATTGCCACGCCATCCCAGCATTTTTCCGGTCGCGGCCTGTTCGACAGCAACGGTACGTTATGGGCCTCGTGGGTGATGATCGACGCCGACACCCGGATTTTCTTCAGCGGCGACACCGGTTATTTCGATGGTTTCAAACGCATCGGCGAGCAATACGGCCCCTTTGACCTGACGCTGATGGAAACCGGTGCCTATAACGTCGACTGGCCGCATGTCCACATGCAGCCGGAACAAACCCTACAGGCTCATATCGACCTCAAGGGCCGCTGGTTGCTGCCGATCCACAACGGCACATTCGACCTGGCGATGCATGCCTGGTATGAACCCTTCGATCGTATCCTGGCCCTGGCCTGGGAGCGCAACGTCAGCATCGCCACGCCGCAAATGGGCGAAGCATTCACCCTGACTCAGCCACAACGTGGCCGGGCCTGGTGGCTGGACGTGGAGCCCTCGGCTTATCAGGACCAGCCCGACATGGCCTGA
- a CDS encoding TetR/AcrR family transcriptional regulator has translation MTVPQRLTERKREAILQAAIAEFRSSGFEITSMDKIAATAGVSKRTVYNHFPSKEELFAEILNRLWNSITAEQDMPYSSQKPLREQLRTLLQAKLHMLADDNFLDLARIAIAATIHSPERAQDMVARMGQREEGLTAWIRLALADGRLKPVEPAFAAQQMHGLLKAFAFWPQISMGQPSLNQDEQTRVIESALDMFLARYQA, from the coding sequence ATGACCGTACCGCAGCGCCTTACCGAGCGAAAACGCGAAGCCATCCTTCAGGCCGCGATTGCTGAATTTCGTAGCAGCGGGTTCGAGATCACCAGCATGGACAAGATCGCGGCGACCGCTGGCGTATCGAAACGCACGGTGTACAACCACTTCCCCAGCAAGGAAGAACTGTTTGCCGAGATTCTGAATCGGTTATGGAACAGCATTACCGCAGAACAGGACATGCCTTACAGCTCGCAGAAGCCTCTACGGGAGCAGCTTCGGACATTGCTGCAAGCAAAATTGCACATGCTCGCGGACGATAACTTCCTCGACCTGGCGCGCATCGCCATCGCCGCCACGATTCATTCTCCCGAGCGGGCCCAGGACATGGTCGCGCGCATGGGCCAACGCGAAGAAGGCTTGACCGCCTGGATTCGTCTGGCACTGGCCGATGGTCGATTGAAACCCGTGGAACCGGCATTTGCCGCCCAGCAAATGCATGGGCTGCTCAAGGCATTCGCCTTCTGGCCACAAATATCCATGGGGCAACCGAGCCTGAACCAGGATGAACAGACGCGGGTGATCGAGTCAGCCCTGGACATGTTTCTGGCCCGCTACCAGGCCTGA
- a CDS encoding DUF1003 domain-containing protein has product MTKPSQPSTAAPVDHLRFHRPHAHLAPTFGNDRFALRAEAFARFFGTPMFLGAQTLIVLLWISLNLMGVFHFDAYPFILLNLAFSLQSAYAAPLILLAQTRQAARDKAQAEADAQHREALAIANSERQAQAAQNTAQLLELLEQNTRLTEMTKALTERIDSLTTEMHQKFVSKPSL; this is encoded by the coding sequence ATGACGAAACCCTCGCAACCTTCTACCGCAGCTCCAGTTGACCACTTGCGTTTTCATCGCCCTCACGCTCATCTGGCGCCGACCTTTGGCAATGACCGCTTTGCGCTGCGCGCGGAGGCGTTCGCGCGCTTTTTCGGGACGCCGATGTTCCTCGGTGCGCAAACCCTGATCGTGCTGCTATGGATCAGCCTGAACCTGATGGGGGTCTTTCATTTCGATGCCTACCCGTTCATTTTGTTGAATCTGGCGTTCAGCCTGCAGTCGGCCTATGCCGCCCCACTGATCCTGCTGGCGCAAACCCGACAGGCTGCTCGGGATAAAGCCCAGGCGGAAGCCGACGCTCAACATCGTGAAGCCCTGGCGATTGCTAACAGTGAACGTCAGGCCCAGGCCGCGCAGAACACCGCGCAGTTGCTCGAGTTGTTGGAGCAGAACACCCGCCTGACGGAAATGACCAAGGCATTGACTGAGCGTATCGACAGCCTGACCACCGAAATGCACCAGAAATTTGTCAGTAAGCCTTCGCTTTAG